One genomic region from Halomonas sp. HAL1 encodes:
- a CDS encoding histone-like nucleoid-structuring protein, MvaT/MvaU family, whose protein sequence is MSILREYQQLQEQSKSLREQLISLERREDFKRESAFFNRLKSLMVDYNKSALDVVKLINAEEGICESPARRKKRKIKVYRNPYDWEIVETRGGNHKTLRAWKDQHGAEVVDSWLVEEK, encoded by the coding sequence ATGTCTATATTGCGTGAATACCAACAGTTGCAGGAGCAATCGAAGTCTCTTCGTGAACAACTAATATCGCTTGAGCGTCGAGAAGATTTCAAGCGTGAAAGTGCTTTTTTTAATCGTTTAAAATCCTTAATGGTTGATTATAATAAATCTGCTTTGGACGTTGTTAAATTGATTAACGCCGAAGAAGGCATATGCGAGTCTCCGGCTCGACGTAAAAAGCGAAAGATAAAGGTATACCGCAATCCTTATGATTGGGAGATTGTCGAAACAAGAGGCGGCAATCATAAAACCCTGAGGGCATGGAAGGATCAGCACGGTGCCGAGGTTGTTGATTCTTGGCTTGTCGAAGAGAAATAG